A section of the Acanthochromis polyacanthus isolate Apoly-LR-REF ecotype Palm Island chromosome 13, KAUST_Apoly_ChrSc, whole genome shotgun sequence genome encodes:
- the LOC110962640 gene encoding CD166 antigen homolog isoform X1, whose product MHLLSASCVCALLTITTTALLRQVAGLETVSGLYGETLEIPCHNGATKEEDIVITKWKYDKGEGISGDLLVKQPSKNAVIMATDEYKDRVSMTANSSLLLSAAKLTDQRTFTCMVVAPENIMEYPINVMIYKSPEGLEISDQAEALEIGKLTKLGTCVAKDASPAANITWLKNNKPLMADGEGISIQTSVLLDPVTGLSTTASTLEYSAKKEDTDAQFTCSTQPTVGSELVSSPVTLTITYSTENIVLQVIAQDPLEEGDNVTLKCVADGNPAPTSFNFHLQGEMVKVEDSNTYTIRNVSRETSGEYKCSLTDDPSMEASKDITVNYLDINLSPSGNIVERVGEALPLTLKIDSSGESKVFWTKDNIMLDKEPKFTALTYSDSGSYECEVTMGLLSRKASFDLNVEGAPVIKQLSKQRSEDAQHKVLICEAEGSPKPAVSWSINGTLLDESPFINGKITHKIKVVPSANLTVSCTVSNEFGIDTRAINVSSLNGEVRMDKQDQLDDSDQTKLVVGVVVGLLIATLVIGLGYWVYTKKSKQGSWKTGEKENGSSEEEKKLEEKVEENSQKAEV is encoded by the exons TTGCCGGTCTGGAGACTGTGAGCGGCCTGTATGGAGAAACACTGGAGATCCCGTGCCACAATGGAGCCACAAAGGAAGAAGACATTGTCATCACTAAATGGAAATAT GACAAAGGAGAGGGAATTTCAGGAGACCTGCTGGTCAAGCAGCCGAGCAAGAACGCCGTAATCATGGCCACTGATGAATACAAGGACCGCGTAAGCATGACGGCTAACTCCAgcctgctgctgtctgctgccAAGTTGACCGACCAGCGGACGTTCACCTGCATGGTGGTGGCTCCTGAGAACATCATGGAGTACCCGATTAACGTGATGATCTACA agtCGCCGGAAGGCCTGGAGATTTCTGACCAAGCAGAGGCGCTGGAGATTGGCAAACTTACCAAG CTCGGAACATGTGTCGCAAAAGATGCCAGCCCAGCTGCAAACATCACATGGCTGAAGAACAATAAACCTCTGATGGCTGATGGCGAAG GGATTTCCATTCAAACCTCGGTGCTGCTCGACCCTGTTACCGGCCTCTCAACCACGGCCTCCACACTGGAGTATTCTGCCAAGAAAGAAGACACAGACGCACAGTTCACCTGCAGCACTCAGCCCACCGTGGGCTCAGAGCTCGTGTCCTCTCCGGTGACCCTAACTATCACTT ACTCCACAGAGAACATTGTCCTTCAGGTCATTGCTCAGGACCCTCTTGAAGAAGGAGACAACGTGACTCTGAAGTGTGTCGCAGATGGAAATCCAGCTCCTACCAGCTTTAACTTTCACCTTCAG GGAGAAATGGTGAAAGTGGAAGACTCAAACACCTACACCATCAGGAATGTGTCTCGTGAAACAAGTGGTGAATACAAATGCTCTCTAACTGATGACCCCTCAATGGAAGCATCCAAGGACATCACAGTCAACT ACCTAGACATCAATTTAAGCCCCTCTGGGAACATCGTTGAGCGTGTTGGCGAGGCCCTGCCTCTAACTCTGAAGATTGATTCTTCCGGAGAATCAAAGGTCTTCTGGACAAAG GATAACATTATGCTGGACAAGGAGCCCAAGTTTACCGCGCTCACTTATTCGGACTCCGGTAGCTACGAGTGTGAGGTGACGATGGGGCTCCTCAGCCGAAAAGCTTCTTTTGACCTTAATGTGGAAG GTGCTCCGGTTATCAAGCAGCTTTCCAAACAGCGCAGTGAAGACGCCCAGCATAAAGTCCTAATTTGCGAGGCTGAAGGGTCCCCGAAGCCGGCTGTTTCCTGGAGCATCAACGGCACCTTG CTTGATGAGAGTCCCTTCATCAATGGAAAAATCACACACAAGATCAAGGTCGTGCCCTCCGCAAATCTAACCGTCTCTTGTACAGTGTCCAATGAGTTTGGCATTGATACCAGAGCCATAAATGTGTCATCTT TAAATGGGGAGGTGAGAATGGATAAACAAG aTCAGTTGGATGACAGCGACCAAACCAAGTTGGTGGTTGGAGTTGTAGTCGGGCTCCTCATCGCCACTTTGGTTATAGGTCTGGGATACTGGGTTTACACGAAGAAGTCAAA